In the Papio anubis isolate 15944 chromosome 15, Panubis1.0, whole genome shotgun sequence genome, one interval contains:
- the TSC22D1 gene encoding TSC22 domain family protein 1 isoform X6 → MDLVKSHLMYAVREEVEVLKEQIKELIEKNSQLEQENNLLKTLASPEQLAQFQAQLQTGSPPATTQPQGTTQPPAQPASQGSGPTA, encoded by the exons ATG GATCTAGTGAAAAGCCATTTGATGTATGCGGTCAGAGAAGAAGTGGAGGTCCTCAAAGAGCAAATCAAAGAACTAATAGAGAAAAATTCCCAGCTGGAGCAGGAGAACAATCTGCTGAAGACACTGGCCAGTCCTGAGCAGCTTGCCCAGTTTCAGGCACAGCTGCAGACTGGCTCCCCACCTGCCACCACCCAGCCACAGGGCACCACACAGCCCCCCGCCCAGCCAGCATCGCAGGGCTCAGGACCAACCGCATAG